In Malassezia vespertilionis chromosome 4, complete sequence, the DNA window GAGGGCGGTGCTGTGCAAACAGCTCCTGCAAGTGCAGGCTGCGCTCgctcgtcggcggcggTACCGCGCGGAATTGTGCGGCGAGGCCAAGtggcgtgcggcgagcctgtgccatgctgcgcggaAGGCTGTCGCGAATACACGTACATGGTGCACAGTGAGTATCATGCGCAGTTGTGTGCACAGCaatacgctgcgccgcagagcGCCCCGGggcgcgcagtgcgagCGGTCGGATCCGCATGACAGAGTGAGCGacgacggcggcgcaatgccAGTGTTAATCACGTGACCCATTCGCTGCGGTGCTGCTTGGGTGGGACAGCGGCGGGAGGATACGGCGGGGGCCGTGGTGCGCTAGAATTTTGGCATGTCACACCGAAAGGTAGTGGCATTGTGGTAAGCGCACCACACACGAGCGACATAGACCAAGATTTTTAATAGGTCTGCAACGAcggagcgccgccgcttgtACATCTTGCTCGCTACCATCTATTTGCAGCACCACTTTTGCCATGGCGCCTTTCTACTTGCCCGTGCGTCGATGCGTCATGAGCCCGATGGGCCTTCCCTCTAGCACGAGCCATGTCAAGTGGTATATATGCAAATAAAATTGATTACACTGCGTAAGCCGGGGCGGGGCATGTGGAGCATCGTCGACGCTCGGCACCGCTGCGACAAGGCGACAAAGAAGCAGGCATTGGCATGCCGGCATGATGGCCACAGTAGTGCCCCGCCTAAAGAAACGGCGTCTTTCCTCTGGAAATCCGATGTGTGAGACGCAAATACCGAACGATGTGCTTCTTAGCGCACAAAACGCGGCAGCACCCGCGTTCGCCAGCGacgtcgctgcagcgcagcatgcgcctgcgccggcCCGCCAACCCCACTTCGCATTTGCCTCCGACCCACAAACTGTagcaagcgtgcgcgagatgaTCGATGGAGAGGAACGCGATGTTTACGTGATCAGCGACGATGACGATAAGCCACCAGCCTCTCccctgcagcgcccagcgACACAGCTGCATCCCCCATCCGCCACTTgtggcaagcgcaagccaCACGCAGCGTGGGACGAGGCCGATCATGGCCAGGACGCGAAGCGGCGTCGCCACGATCCGACCTCGGTGGCGCTCGATCAGCTCGCAGCGTCCTTGCAGATGGATAACAATTGCGCAGGGTTCGGTACAGATATGTACGCCCAGGGTGTAATCCAGCCGGTATATCCCGCCGGTGCTTCGACAGCATATACGGACGTGTTTGCTCCGAATCCGTACAATTTCGTGCCTGCCGCGCCAGCTTTTACACCGCTTGCACCACCGCCCAGCGAGAAACATACAaggcatgcgccgcgcgcgcccaacATTTatgacgcgcgcagcgatgcatggCCGACGTCTTCTGGAACGCAGCCACTGGATGACAAGGACGGTCATTTCATCGTGCGCGAAGGCGATACCATCACGTCCCGCTACGTGATCCGAGGCCTGCTTGGTCAAGGTACGTTTGGGAAGGTAGTCAACTGCTACGACCGAAAATTGCAGCGGTGTGTTGCCATCAAGGTAATCCGTGCGGTGCAAAAGTACCGCGACGCGAGCCAAATTGAGATCCGCGTGCTCCGCTGTTTGCGGGATCATGATCCGTCGAACCGGTACCAATGTGTGCAGCTGATGGAGACCTTTGACTACCGCAACCACGTATGCATTGTGTCGGAGCTGCTGGACCGCAGCGTGTTTGATTTTCTCAAGGATAACCAGTTCCAACCATTCTTGTGCCGTAATATATGGCACTTTGCACAACAgctcttgcacagcatTGCCTTTCTGCACAAGCTTTCGCTGATTCATACAGATTTGAAACCAGAGAATGTGCTGCTTGTCGATGCTTCCTTCGATATGGCTCCGACTTCGCGCCGAAGCAATgcgcggaaaaagcgcgTGCTCCGCAACGACGATATTCGGCTGATTGACTTTGGCAGCGCAACGTTTAACGACGAGTACCATTCAGGGGTTGTGTCTACAAGGCACTATCGTGCGCCGGAAATCATTCTCGGAATGGGCTGGTCGTTCCCTTGCGATGCCTGGTCGCTGGGCTGCATTCTCATCGAGTTTTACACTGGCGACGCCCTCTTCCAGACACACGACAACTTGGAGCATCTGGCGATGATGGAAATGGTGCTTGGCCGCTTGCCAGACGACTATCGACGCAAAGCGGAGACATACAAACCCGAATATTTCCGCAACGGCCAGCTCGATTATCCCAAGGCGGAGACGAGCAAGCAAAGTCGCCGCTATGTACAAAATATGAAGCGGCTGGAGGATATCGTGTCGGGCTCATCGTCGTATGCAAAGCAcaacgcgcgctttttgtCGCTACTGCACAGGCTGCTCGAATTCGACCCTGCGAAACGGATCACGATGGAGGAGGCGCTCAAGCATCCCTACTTTGATCTGAGGCCGAACGAGATTCCACAATGATGCACATCACTTGTTGTACTTTTATTGAGCTTCATAGTACCGTAGTAGATATACCATTCTAGCAGAGCTGCGATCGGATGCTACCCTTAGCATCACGCTCGTCTGCTGTATCGCACACTGCATCTCCCTTTTCGCACACAAGCAACATTTGCGGTATACCGCTTCACGACTACATCGCTACAGCACAGCTTACTCAGGCTTGGCAGTGCCCTCCTGGAACAGGTAGGTCAGGTGGCACTTACCACAGTACTGGCGGTTGTGGTGCCAGGCCATGAAAATACCAGGACCACACTCAGGTGCAGGGCACTcgcgacgcagctgctTGACACTACCGTCATCGTTGATGCGGTAGTACTtaagcgcggcaagcttcACCTTGCGGTGCTTGTGCTTAATCTTCTTGGGGGTGGTGTACGTCTTTTTCTTACGCTTCTTGGCACCACcacgcaggcgcagcacaaggTGAAGAGTCGACTCCTTCTGGATGTTGTAGTCGCTAAGAGTGCGACCATCCTCCAGCTGCTTGCCGGCAAAGATCAGGCGCTGTTGGTCCGGGGGGATACCCTCCTTGTCCTGGATCTTGGCCTTGACATTTTCGATCGTGTCGGAAGACTCCACCTCAAGGGTGATCGTCTTCCCCGTAAGGGTCTTGACGAAGACTTGCATGCTAGCTAACCAAACAAAAGTGTGGCGTCCTTGCTATACAGTCAAGTGGTAAAACCGAGAATCCGGCAGCTCTTCTTTTTCTGCACAACTGGAAAATGTCACGTGACAAGATCGGGATCGGGCGACGGCTTGtgctgcggctgctgcACTGACGGACACTTGGTGGGATCCCATCCTTTGTAACATAATTATTCATAGTACATATACAATTACGGGCGCATTGGGCTGCGGCTCCGCTCGCGTCTAGCACGACGTCGTGCTTCTTGGGGCGCACGTTTTGGTGGCTGCACAAATGCAAAGTCCGCATTGAGCccctgctcgagcagtgTAAGCCCTTGCTTGCAAGCGTcgatggcgtcgcgcgcttccgaCTGCATTTCGTATTGAATCAAAGCATACCCCTAATGTCAGAACATAGTGTGCTGCTACACGTACCTTGACATATCCCGTCCGGCGGTCTAAATTCAACGCCAAATCCTTGACCTTGCCAAAATCAAGGAACACATCCATCACGTCGTCCTCGGCAGCCTCTTCGTGAATATTTGTCACAATAATGACCCAGCCCTCTACAGCTATCATTAGTCTTGTTGTATACGTAcatcgcgctgcatgctcGTCCACGTCGCCAGATTCCGCGTCCGGCACAAGCCGCTCAAAATCGCCCACCTTCACCCTGTCGGCATCTTCCGACACGCTCGACCCAAATCCACGACCACGACGCCGCACATTCATTTCTAGCATTAATATTTAGACGCGACATACCATCCTCAATATCCATGTCGGCATCGCGATCGCGATCACGTCGCTCCATCGCGCTCATCGTCGACCGTCAAAACGCAACGCCGCACGCAACTTGGTGCACGTGATAAAAAAGTGCGCCTTGGTTCGTTGTTTCCGCCATGgtcggtgcgcgcagcgagacAATCGCACAGTTCTCCGACTTGGTCGATGCGCATTTGCCAGCTATTTATGTCATGTATAAAGAAACAATGAGCGCGCAAGGCGAGGCTCCATTGTCCTCTTCGCTAGCGCTGCTTGATAAAGaaacagcgccgctggtgcAGGCGTTTGaagcgctgccgcgcgcagaatCCTCCTCGTCTGTGTGGGATGAGGTGGCACAGACGCTTGTATACGCCAAAGTGCACGAGTTTGTGCAACAAGGGAATATAGAGAACAGCGCCGATATGTTTGTGCGCTTGGACATTGCACTTGCGATGCAGCGATCTGGTTTGGCCGAGGCAACACTGCCGCTTACAGTGTTGGAAGATACCCTAAGTGAAGCACCGATCGCCACTAGTATTGACCTTTTTTCGTACGCAGAGTCgcgcgttgcgcagctTACGGAAAATATAATGCCTTCTTCTGGAAAAGGCCTCgttttgctgcgcatgtGCAATGAGCTCCTGCGACGCTTGTCGAAGCAGTATAAGCCGCACGCGGCATTTTCCGGGCGTATTCGCACGCTGCTTTCCAACACATTTCCCATCAATGAGCGCAGTGGCGTCAACTTGAAGGGCGATTTCGACATTGATAATGTGACTGTGTgggacgaggaagaagagaaGGACGTCGCAATGGAGGAAGAGACGCAAGAGGACACCCACAAAGAGGATTCTAACGAGAAAGAACAGCGTTTAAAGCAGACGCACAACGACGCCCAGTCGCCTGAAGCACTGCTTGCGAGCCCGCACTTTTACCGCTTGTTTTGGAGCCTGCAGTACTACTTTTCTCATCCATCTCTCCTGTTCAGCGAAGAGCAGGATACAACGCTTTGCCATTCTGCAGCATGTGTGATGCATCTTCTGCCAGCGTCCGATAGCACGACACCGATGCAGACGTTCCAAGCAAGCGCACAAGCCGTCTTGTCCGTGCTGGGAATGCATTCACGCAACGAGCTAAAGAGTACGCGTGCGTCAAAACGCACACACTCTGCAGCCCAAGAAATATCCGACGCGTTTTATCCCAAGCTGCTCACCGGCCGCCCTTTGCTCACTTACGAGCTAAACGACGGCACGTTTCGACGGCACATTCTCGTCCAGTTCATGATACTATTCCAGTTTTTGCTTGGCTTCACGGAAGCGTGCCGGGAGCGCAACGAGGAATTTACCAACAAACTGTTCAAGTTTCCatttgtgctgcgcgggGATGACGAGCATTGGGTACGTACCGTATGGCGGCAGGTGCAGACGCAACTGCGCGACTCTGGTCGCGATGGAAAGCGGTTTCTCGAGACAATACTTGGAATGCTAAGGCGTGAAGGCGCTTGGATTCAGTGGAAAGGCGCGGGCGCACCACCACTTGAAAAAGAGCCATTTTCTGTGGAAACATTGGATGCATGGGCGCAAGCTGCGGGCAATTCGATCAATGTCGCGCAGTATCCCTATTTGCTTGGCACGCCAGCACTCGGGCTATTGTGGAGCGAAGGATTCCAAGCGAAACAACCGAGCGAGGTTCAGGTAACGACAGAAGAAGGTGAAACCCAAACACGGGCGCTCGACGGCCTCGAAGCGCTGGAGTTCCCTGCACAAGGCCCGTCGATCATCTCGTTGCATCGCGCAATGCTTATCGAGGAGCAGAAAGCGAAACaggcgcacgctgctttgGATGGAGAAGCACAAGCAGACGCACTTGTCAAGAGCGACGCTaaaaagcagcgccttgcatgGCGGGCATTGCGCACTGCGACACCACGAAAACTGCCTTTGTTTGCGTCAATGCATGGTATTGATAATATTGGGGGACTGTTGGATGCTATGCAGTGTGAGGAGCGTGGCCAGGTATATAAAGCGCAAGTTTTAGAAGAGCCGGACGAGGCGACGGAGAGGGCTGCGCGGGATCAGTTGGCGCGTGAGGAAGAGGAGAAGGAAGAAATGgccgccaaggcgcggGCGGAGGAAAGAGCAGCGAAGGAACATGCAGAGCAGGAGACGAACCCAATAGAAAAGAGCAAGGGCAAGGACCAAAAGGCGAATGATGCGGATGAGAATGCCGATGGGGACGATGCCGCAGAGGCCGAGGAAGCAGGTGAAGAGGATGGTAAAGCAAATGCCGACGCAGACATCGAAGCTAATGCTGAAGTTAGCGCCGCTGATATCATTTCCACACAAGCCGACGCAGCGTCTGATTCCTCCCCATCCGAGGACACCGTACAGCCCCATCAGGAGTCcaacgcagcgcacgcatccGAGCTCATGGTCGTTGAATCCTTCCAGGACACTTCTACGGTGTACTCCTCCGAGTCAAGCTCGCCCCGTGTCGATCCTGATGCGACATTCATGACCGCACACGACGCAGACGCCACGGAAGCCAATAGTTCATAGCTACTCTATACTTCGCTTGCTCCTCTTTGCAAGTAGCGCTTCTATGGTTTtaagcagcgccgctgggtCGCGCACTGTTTCCCATGGTACTGCAtcgtgcgccttgcgcgctttcgcATCGCTTGTCTTATCCCCCCGCGATGCTTCCACCTCCGTTTGGAGCCGTGCGCACAATTGATGCACACCATCAAGGATCCGTGGTGAATACGCTGTTTTGGATGCAAGGCGTCGTTCCCAGCCATGTGCGACGTACCATGCAAGCCGTATCAGGTGGGGAAAACGAAACTTGCGGGGAACACGCGTAGCAATCTCCATAGCCTCGATACGCCAGTGCATTGCAACGTGGTAATCCGCTAAAAAATTTCCGCCAATGACGAGTGAATCGCGGGGCGTGTATACGGCATGGATCCAGCCAGCTGGAATCAGCATAGTCTCCCCTGTCTTGATCTGCACACGACTGAGCTGCTGGAGTGTATCGCCGAGCCATTCGGCTTCTTGTCGTGTGGACAATGTCCATGCCTTGTACGCTTTCAGGTTCGCTGGCGTAGGAGGTGCAAACAAAAAAACCTTTTCGCCCCATACAACGTGGTAGTATACGTAACTTGCAGCAAAATCAATGTGGAAGTCGGTGAATGCGCCTTGGACGCCCATCAGCACATATCGCTGCACTTTGGGCCACTTGCTTGCATCCGTACATGCTGGTCGTTTATCGAGCGGCCAGTCACGCTCAATCCAGTCGCTCTCGCGCACCATCTCCGGCGGCTCAATCATGCGGCCAAGCGGTGTCCCTGTGACTTCCAAACTGATCACGTTCAGTAGTTTCTCGCGATGTGCAGGAGGCGTCTCAAAATACGAGGCCCACTCGTCTAGTGTCCACGCAGAAGATGACATCTGTGTGCGTACATCAATCACTTCTACGTTTGTTTCAGGGCCAACAAGCTCGGCAATTTTTCGGATACTAGTGTCACGCGCAAGAATGCGCATGCCAGGAATCGAGTCTCGTCCTTGCTTTGCGGCAGGTACGATTGTGGGGGTAGAAAGTGCGTCTGCTTCGTTGGCCATCCATGCTTGCGTCCATGTATCTGGCTTGACGATCCGTGCAATACTGGGCAGGTGAGCACTGCGGTCCATGCAGGCCATGAAGCGCGCAATTGGGTTGGCAGATCTTCCATCCTCGATGGCCGCGTAGTCCATCGCCATATGCGCACGCTTTGAGCGGCGTGGTGGGGCACGCAGTTTTGGTGTCAAgtgcagcgatgcatcTGCAAGGCATGTACTACAGTACCACGTCTCGTGATTGCGCACATCCACGAGCTGAATACATTCAGTATGATACCATGTTGCACAATGCGAGCATGCAACCCAAACGGTACGATCTAACTCAACCTTTGGATCACATGCGGGACATGTCTCCTCCCATGCATTTGCAAGCGTTGCTGCCTCCATGCACCGTGCCAAATCGTGCGCATCCAAAGGCGAACGCTGCAGGAAGGCCGGTGGAGGGAGGACCTCCACATCGCGgctttgcgcacgacaATGAGTCAAACGGCGCTAGAAGAAGAGCTGGGTGCATTGCTTGGACTTGGTACGTGGATCGAGATGCTTATACATAGATCAAGCGACAATAAAAACGCAGGTTATATCGTACTTGAAGACACACACAACACCACAGGCGCTGCGACTTTATATGCAGGTACGTGGAAATCATCTGACCCCAGGACCTCGTCGGAACAAGTGCCGAGGCCAAGTCACTGATAGAGCGGTGTGTTGCTGTGCAATTTCCGCAACAGAAGGAGGGAGATTCTGCACAGTCTTTGCGCCGACGTGAGGGCAAACCTGTGCGCATCAGTCCGCAAAATGTaggtgcggcgctcgccgcgtgcgAAGAGGGACAACcacgcgcgcttgtgccgaCAAAAGAAATGCGGTCACTTGACACCGCATTTGCAATGCTTTCCATGGAGCCCGACGCACCTGTCGCTGCCATCCATGCGCCTAAAACAAAGCGTGTGTGTCTATGTGAAGCGCGCGTTCACAAACTTGCGCCGTTTGTGCCCCTATGTATTGCATGCGGCATGATTTTGTGCTCGCaacttgcgccgccgccagtATCACCGTATTCGGCATGCCCATCCTGCGGTGAAAGCCCAATTGTGCCGCCTAAAGCAAAGGCACAGGTGCTCACAGAAATGATCGACCTACGCGACAAGCTCACcatggagcagcagcagcacgaaGCAATACGACGCTCTAAATTAATGGAGTTTCAAGATACCGACACTGCGTCTCCATTTGCGTTCCCCACCCTGGCTGATCCCGCAGCAATGTCGTCCGCACCCATCCAGCCAAGAAACCGCGTGTTGCATCTCGATATGAAGACACACAAGGTTACTGCTACATCCACCAAGCCAGTCGCAAAGCCACGTGCTGTAGAGCGTGGTGCGGAGCGTGCGGAGGAATCCGCACTGCAAACCACGGCAGACGACGGGTCCGCTCTCGTACACGATCCCGAAGACGATGGATTCAGAGCGCATTACCTCATGAATGCACCAAGACCTGCTACATACCCCGCGCAAAACTGGGGCGCTGTGACCGCACAGCCATACGACTTTATCCCCGAACAAGCGCGTATACCGATGCTCGCACCGGTCACCTCTGAAACGTTGAGCGAAATCCCTGATTTACAAGAGCTTATGCGGCGCATACCGCCTGGGAGCACGCCTGACACTCAGCGGCGTAATAGGAATGCGGCGATTGCATCCGGCGTAGCGAAAAGCCACGGCAGGAAAGGCAAGGCGCCCCAGACACGGTAGCGAACAGACCATCGTAACATGTCACGTGCATAGTACCCATTCGCGGGGACGGCGCGGAATTGTTGCTCCCTCGCAGGTCGCATTATGGGTGCAGCTACGTCGAAGCCCGACACTGAAAAAGACGGAGCATCCGTCGACAAGTTTGCGGTTTGTAGTGTGCATAAGTAGCAAACCTAACACGCAGATCGCGCAGACGCTGTCGGAAAAAATGAAGCAAGTCAAGCCGGATACGTCTGCGGCGAGCCCGGATGTGTCGCGCCAGGGTATCTTGGACAAATCGATTCAGGACAAGATCCACGATGAGCTGTCGAAGCTGCGCAAACAGGAGCAGGATATGCAGAAGCAGATCGAACTTGCCCTTGAAAAGGAGAACATTGAAAAGCAAGGCAAGCCCTGGTTCGGCAAGGACAAAGGCCAGAGCAGCGAACTGCTTAAGAAGGAGCTCGACCGCGTCAAGGCCAAGATTGACAAGTGCGCTACACGCGATATCGATAGCTTCCCTTCGCTGAAGTCAGCGAGGGATGATGTCGTGCAATGCTACacgtgcgtcgcgcgtaGTAAACTGACCGCAGCAATAAACCGGCACGAACGCTGGACTGCTGGAAAGAGATCGAGACGTTCAAGCAGGCTATGGTGAATGTGCAGCAGGTATGTGCCGTGCATCGTGCTGACATACAGGACTTAATGTCCGCTTGGAACTAAGGCGGGCGGACGAATTCATGCAGCACGCAGCAAGTCCGCGTGCAAGTAAGGCTTCTATAGATTGCTTGCCCATAACGGCATTTGGGACGTGCAGAACCATAGAAGTAGCGCCGCTTGACGCTGCGGTTCACGCGAAGAAGCACGAAACATTGTGCATTACACACTGGCGTCGTTGGGCTCTACTACAGGTGGGCCGCGCTACCAGACTGTCTCCGCTTATCGTGCCTCCGTGCGCCTTGTcgcgccttgtcgcgcctcgagcgcctcgccgcgcacccTCGCCCGACCGCGCGCTCCACACGTTTGTACATCGCGCTCCTGGTTCGGCCGACATATTCGGGGGCGGCCGGGTCGCCTAGCATgacacgcggcgcggcgcgctaCGGTGAGCGGAATAGACGCATgtacgcaagcgcgcgctgtaccTTATAGCATGTAGTCGTGCGCTCACACTCCGCCTACGCACAATCTTTTGCCTATTTTTTTTTCCCGCGCCAGACCGTCGCGATTTGGCACGTTGGcccagcagcagctccgGATCCacaatcgcgcgcgtctgATTGGTCGGCACAATTCGGACAGAAATTCGCGCCGGTGTCT includes these proteins:
- a CDS encoding uncharacterized protein (EggNog:ENOG503NZEE; COG:Y) → MVGARSETIAQFSDLVDAHLPAIYVMYKETMSAQGEAPLSSSLALLDKETAPLVQAFEALPRAESSSSVWDEVAQTLVYAKVHEFVQQGNIENSADMFVRLDIALAMQRSGLAEATLPLTVLEDTLSEAPIATSIDLFSYAESRVAQLTENIMPSSGKGLVLLRMCNELLRRLSKQYKPHAAFSGRIRTLLSNTFPINERSGVNLKGDFDIDNVTVWDEEEEKDVAMEEETQEDTHKEDSNEKEQRLKQTHNDAQSPEALLASPHFYRLFWSLQYYFSHPSLLFSEEQDTTLCHSAACVMHLLPASDSTTPMQTFQASAQAVLSVLGMHSRNELKSTRASKRTHSAAQEISDAFYPKLLTGRPLLTYELNDGTFRRHILVQFMILFQFLLGFTEACRERNEEFTNKLFKFPFVLRGDDEHWVRTVWRQVQTQLRDSGRDGKRFLETILGMLRREGAWIQWKGAGAPPLEKEPFSVETLDAWAQAAGNSINVAQYPYLLGTPALGLLWSEGFQAKQPSEVQVTTEEGETQTRALDGLEALEFPAQGPSIISLHRAMLIEEQKAKQAHAALDGEAQADALVKSDAKKQRLAWRALRTATPRKLPLFASMHGIDNIGGLLDAMQCEERGQVYKAQVLEEPDEATERAARDQLAREEEEKEEMAAKARAEERAAKEHAEQETNPIEKSKGKDQKANDADENADGDDAAEAEEAGEEDGKANADADIEANAEVSAADIISTQADAASDSSPSEDTVQPHQESNAAHASELMVVESFQDTSTVYSSESSSPRVDPDATFMTAHDADATEANSS
- a CDS encoding uncharacterized protein (EggNog:ENOG503P5Y1; COG:S) is translated as MGAATSKPDTEKDGASVDKFAIAQTLSEKMKQVKPDTSAASPDVSRQGILDKSIQDKIHDELSKLRKQEQDMQKQIELALEKENIEKQGKPWFGKDKGQSSELLKKELDRVKAKIDKCATRDIDSFPSLKSARDDVVQCYTNKPARTLDCWKEIETFKQAMVNVQQDLMSAWN
- the LKH1 gene encoding dual-specificity kinase (EggNog:ENOG503NUFQ; COG:T), translating into MMATVVPRLKKRRLSSGNPMCETQIPNDVLLSAQNAAAPAFASDVAAAQHAPAPARQPHFAFASDPQTVASVREMIDGEERDVYVISDDDDKPPASPLQRPATQLHPPSATCGKRKPHAAWDEADHGQDAKRRRHDPTSVALDQLAASLQMDNNCAGFGTDMYAQGVIQPVYPAGASTAYTDVFAPNPYNFVPAAPAFTPLAPPPSEKHTRHAPRAPNIYDARSDAWPTSSGTQPLDDKDGHFIVREGDTITSRYVIRGLLGQGTFGKVVNCYDRKLQRCVAIKVIRAVQKYRDASQIEIRVLRCLRDHDPSNRYQCVQLMETFDYRNHVCIVSELLDRSVFDFLKDNQFQPFLCRNIWHFAQQLLHSIAFLHKLSLIHTDLKPENVLLVDASFDMAPTSRRSNARKKRVLRNDDIRLIDFGSATFNDEYHSGVVSTRHYRAPEIILGMGWSFPCDAWSLGCILIEFYTGDALFQTHDNLEHLAMMEMVLGRLPDDYRRKAETYKPEYFRNGQLDYPKAETSKQSRRYVQNMKRLEDIVSGSSSYAKHNARFLSLLHRLLEFDPAKRITMEEALKHPYFDLRPNEIPQ
- the JHD1 gene encoding [histone H3]-dimethyl-L-lysine(36) demethylase (EggNog:ENOG503NUDJ; COG:B); translation: MAMDYAAIEDGRSANPIARFMACMDRSAHLPSIARIVKPDTWTQAWMANEADALSTPTIVPAAKQGRDSIPGMRILARDTSIRKIAELVGPETNVEVIDVRTQMSSSAWTLDEWASYFETPPAHREKLLNVISLEVTGTPLGRMIEPPEMVRESDWIERDWPLDKRPACTDASKWPKVQRYVLMGVQGAFTDFHIDFAASYVYYHVVWGEKVFLFAPPTPANLKAYKAWTLSTRQEAEWLGDTLQQLSRVQIKTGETMLIPAGWIHAVYTPRDSLVIGGNFLADYHVAMHWRIEAMEIATRVPRKFRFPHLIRLACVFTTDP
- a CDS encoding uncharacterized protein (EggNog:ENOG503PKIW; COG:S); this encodes MQDLVGTSAEAKSLIERCVAVQFPQQKEGDSAQSLRRREGKPVRISPQNVGAALAACEEGQPRALVPTKEMRSLDTAFAMLSMEPDAPVAAIHAPKTKRVCLCEARVHKLAPFVPLCIACGMILCSQLAPPPVSPYSACPSCGESPIVPPKAKAQVLTEMIDLRDKLTMEQQQHEAIRRSKLMEFQDTDTASPFAFPTLADPAAMSSAPIQPRNRVLHLDMKTHKVTATSTKPVAKPRAVERGAERAEESALQTTADDGSALVHDPEDDGFRAHYLMNAPRPATYPAQNWGAVTAQPYDFIPEQARIPMLAPVTSETLSEIPDLQELMRRIPPGSTPDTQRRNRNAAIASGVAKSHGRKGKAPQTR
- a CDS encoding uncharacterized protein (COG:A; EggNog:ENOG503P45Z), coding for MSAMERRDRDRDADMDIEDEMNVRRRGRGFGSSVSEDADRVKVGDFERLVPDAESGDVDEHAARCTYTTRLMIAVEGWVIIVTNIHEEAAEDDVMDVFLDFGKVKDLALNLDRRTGYVKGYALIQYEMQSEARDAIDACKQGLTLLEQGLNADFAFVQPPKRAPQEARRRARRERSRSPMRP